One region of Glycine max cultivar Williams 82 chromosome 9, Glycine_max_v4.0, whole genome shotgun sequence genomic DNA includes:
- the PTOX gene encoding plastid terminal oxidase encodes MAAIFSSSLFVSSPLPKPLSSSYSRIHKAPQLFRARSSLLQDKEEKVIVQDSFPSKTSPLHSADKSTSGNSINTSAFEKRIIKVEQSVNIFLTDSVIKILDTLYHDRHYARFFVLETIARVPYFAFMSVLHMYESFGWWRRADYLKVHFAESWNEMHHLLIMEELGGNAWWFDRFLAQHIAIFYYIMTVLMYAVSPRMAYHFSECVESHAFETYDKFIKVQGDELKKMPAPEVAVNYYTGDDLYLFDEFQTSRVPNSRRPKIENLYDVFVNIRDDEAEHCKTMKACQTHGNLRSPHSYAEDDDSSVCALEADCEGIVDCIKKSVTSNAAKVK; translated from the exons ATGGCGGCAATTTTCTCTTCTTCGCTCTTCGTTTCTTCGCCTCTTCCCAAACCACTTTCTTCCTCCTATTCCCGAATCCATAAAGCTCCACAACTTTTCAG GGCTCGCTCCTCGCTCCTTCAGGATAAAGAGGAAAAAGTGATCGTGCAGGATTCATTCCCCTCCAAAACCTCTCCTCTTCACTCCGCTGATAAATCAACTAGTGGAAACTCGATTAACACCTCTGCGTTCGAGAAACGGATTATCAAGGTCGAACAATCGGTGAATATCTTTCTCACG GATTCCGTCATAAAGATACTTGATACTCTGTACCATGATAGACACTATGCAAGGTTTTTTGTGCTTGAAACTATTGCCAGGGTTCCTTACTTTG CCTTTATGTCAGTTCTCCATATGTATGAGAGTTTTGGCTGGTGGAGACGGGCAGACTATCTGAAAGTGCATTTTGCTGAGAGCTGgaatgaaatgcatcatttgcTCATCATGGAA GAACTAGGGGGGAATGCTTGGTGGTTTGACCGCTTTCTCGCTCAACATAttgcaatattttattatattatgacAGTTTTAATGTATGCAGTAAGCCCAAGAATGGCAT ATCACTTTTCGGAATGTGTAGAGAGTCATGCATTTGAAACTTATGACAAATTTATCAAGGTCCAAGGAG atgaattgaaaaaaatgccAGCTCCAGAGGTTGCTGTGAATTATTATACAGGAGATGACTTGTATTTATTTG ATGAATTTCAAACTTCCAGAGTTCCTAATTCAAGAAGACCTAAGATAG AGAATCTGTACGATGTATTTGTAAACATCAGAGATGATGAAGCTGAACATTGTAAGACAATGAAGGCTTGTCAAACCCATGGGAACCTCCGGTCACCTCATTCATATGCAGAGGATGATGACAGCTCAGTCTGTGCTCTTGAAGCAGATTGTGAAGGAATAGTAGACTGTATAAAGAAATCTGTTACTTCTAATGCAGCTAAGGTGAAGTAA